GTCCCCTGGgccaggggttctggtgctaggatGGGTTTAAATCATTCTTCAAATAGTGagaatgcattatttctttaaaaataatagTGAAATCGAGTACTGACAAATTGAGTGATTATAAGAAGAGAGGTCTTTGCCAACATTGttaaatttatggcccctgggtcatgACAAGTATTTAAGGCTTCAGAAAGCTGAAGATGTGTTATTCAAAAAAACCTGCTCAGAATTAAAATCAAAgagtatatagtaaacataGTACATCTCCACAAGCAAATTAATAATCTCTctcattgaattgttgctctatTTCAAAgtgaacatgaattcatttcacaaaaaatcattgtaaataatcaaagatGAGTTATGACCAGCACAAAAACAATCCGACAAAACAATGGTGATTCCTTTAATCTGTTTAATACAGAGAATATAATATCCTGCAAGTTTCAATGGTAACGATAAAAAAGTGCTTGAACTATTACAAAGAAATGTTAGTGGCATTCATTGTAATTTGTCACAACTCGGATATTGCATCTGGATTTAGAGGCAGTACTGATGCTGCTGTTgtttaatgtttcacataaagGAGATTGCGACTGAAAATGTTAGTGACATTAACACCGTCCTAGTAGCTATGTGGCAGCAGTGTGTTCATCTGGACAAATTTctggagaaaaaaaataaaaggaCAAATTAGGCCTGTAAGAAGTGTACATAAATAGGGATGAGATTCCCAACATAATGTGTAATCAATGATTCAGCACTGTGTACATATGAGACAATTCTGGCATGTTTGGAAATTCTacaaaattttctatatatatagtatttaatGTATATGAAAGTCCACCATTTTAAAAactcttttgaaaaaatatctGCCAAATATTCTTGAGGCCAAAGTTCCCCAATATTCAATAGGTCCCCCTAATTAAATATCACTTTTTTTCTACAGTATTTTCAATAATGCTTGATACAGACTAATTTCATCAGGAGGGGTTCAATATAATTAATGTCGGGAAACTGACACACAGATTTCTTGTAATTTTGATCAATTATGTAGAATCAAATTGTATTTGTATATCAACTTGTTCCAAAATAATTAATctggaatatacaaatactgTCCCAAAAGTCTGTGGAAATTAATATCTATAGTGGATTGGAGTTTAATTCCAAACTAACTGTCACACATTGTCGGAAACACGCGCTtcattcctctctccatcacacgtgggtccattcattcttACTCGCTCAGTCTcgtgaataaatatttaaaaatattgtcaaatcaCAGTTATCATTATAGATCTACTAAcagaactcttctgtttttaaaagtaGCATTAACATAACTTTGATATCATAACAATTGTATACCAAAATTGGGCTGAAAGAgtcttgttgattggacaaatttgCTCAGGGTATACTATGAGCACCCAATCAAATTACCTCactaattattcatgagaacgagcgagtaggaatgaatggatgatggagagaggaatgaAGTGTAATCAACCATGGGTTTCCGACAATAATTGTCGCAATCtatgtaaatttttataaaatatgtataactATTTTTATCAAACTGTAGATGCTTTACATgtcagggatgtgactgaattcctttaaatcaaatccagagtgtttcatttttttccaaaaattgagcaaatcagaggatttcctctacAAATAGGAAAAATCACATCCCTGAAATGTATATTTcgaataaaatttaaatcagTCCATAGCAATTAATCTGGGATTAAACTCGACTAGATTGTAAATTTTTGtggatggatggacagacactTGCCTTGTTTTCCTCCAGAGTTTCTGTCCAGTTCTGCTTAGCGATGAGTGGAATGGCTTTCAGGATCACTGCTGTAGCGTTGGTAGCAttagttttaaatgttttcatcaCATTTTCCACATTCACCTGTCAAAGAGTTACcgtatttattttcttaatctaATTATCATATAAAGCTAAATGTCTTCAATGCATTTTCCACACTCATCTGTCAAAAAGAATGATCCCTTTTCCTAAAGTTACATATGTATTCATAATTGAGATCTCTTCAATGATAATatttaataatatatgtatttatcaCCTAGATTTCATCTACGATTATAAAACAATGTACATTCATAGCTTAAATTTCGTTGACAATATTTAACATTATGTGTCTTTACAGCTGCGATATCTTCAGTGACAATGTTAACAATACGTGTGTATAGCTAAATTTTTGACAATGACAATATTTGTCAAATTATGTATTTATAGCTGGTAAGAATTTGGTGATGACATGTCTATTTATAACTGAGAATTCAGAGAATGACGTTTAAGAATGTGATTCTATAGCTGAGAAATTGTTGTTGATATCTAGCGAGAAGTGTATCTACAACGTACAGCTTCCTCCCCTTCCCTCCAGCTGTCGTAATCCGTCACCAGCGCCAGCGCTCCGTAACACAATCCTAACTCCTTGGCCAGGATCACCTTTAAACAACATAACAGATAAGTCAGGACACAAAAACTTCCATACAATACAAACGTATCTCACAGTTGTGAAGAAATTTATTGAAATTACCTCCCTTGaaacagagagaaagagagactGAAGCACATGGTATATTACCTCGGGTACTGTTGTCATGTTGATACAATGTGCCCCCCAGGAATGCCAGAGCGTGCTCTCCGCCCGGGAGGAGAAGCGTGGGCCCTCTATAGTTAACATGGTCCCCTTCTCATGGCAGGATATGCCCAGGTCTTTAGCACAGTCAAATAAAATCTGTGATATCAAAGGCATAATTATTGTAGTTGAAAATGCTGAAGGCAGACGATTTCTATGTCATTTACACAAACACCACCAAATATTCTCTTATGAAACCAATTACTATAGATTCCGAAATCATTATCACATCATATGCAAATTAAAATtacttgattttatttttctattgctaaatacatgtatgcaaaaaATCTTCATTAACGAACTACATACAAATTCGTCtttatgcaatttttaaaatgtagacAAGTCCTTCCACCATATTAAGTACTAGCATAGAATACAGAATCTACAGTAATTACAAATATAGACAAGTCCTTCCACCATATTAAGTACTAGCATAGAATACAGAATCTACAGTAATTACAAATATAGACAAGTCCTTCCACCATATTAAGTACTAGCATAGAATACAGAATCTACAGTAATTACAAATATAGACAAGTCCTTCCACCATATTAAGTACTAGCATAGAATACAGAATCTACAGTAATTACAAATATAGACAAGTCCTTCCACCATATTAAGTAGTAGCATAGAATACAGAATCTACAGTAATTACAAATATAGACAAGTCCTTCCACCATATTAAGTACTAGCATAGAGTACAGAATCTACAGTAATTACAAATATAGACAAGTCCTTCCACCATATTAAGTAGTAGCATAGAGTACAGAATCTACAGTAATTACAAATATAGACAAGTCCTTCCACCATATTAAGTAGTAGCATAGAATACAGAATCTACAGTAATTACAAATATAGACAAGTCCTTCCACCATATTAAGTAGTAGCATAGAGTACAGAATCTACAGTAATTACAAATATAGACAAGTCCTTCCACCATATTAAGTACTAGCATAGAATACAGAATCTACAGTAATTACAAATATTCAGTATCAATGCTACATTGTTAGTATTGTGTAGAAATAATGTAGTATGGGGGTTTCATGGTTCTGCCATTGGGAGGTGACAGATCCCTGGGGGTGACAAACCTTTCTTGTCCTGGGACAGAATGGTTCTGCCATTGGGAGGTGACAGATCCCTGGGAGTGACAAACCTTTCTTGTCCTGGGACAGAATGGTTCTGCCATTGGGAGGTGACAGATCCCTGGGAGGTGACATACCTTTCTTGTCCTGGGACAGAATATTTCCGCCATTGGGAGGTGACAGATCCCTGGGAGTGACAAACCTTTCTTGTCCTGGGACAGAATGGTTCTGCCATTGGGAGGTGACATACCTTTCTTGTCCTGGGACAGAACGGTTCCGCCATTGGGAGGTGGCAGATCCCTGGG
This genomic window from Ostrea edulis chromosome 4, xbOstEdul1.1, whole genome shotgun sequence contains:
- the LOC125671524 gene encoding S-methyl-5'-thioadenosine phosphorylase-like isoform X1, translating into MSSGDHKVKIGIVGGSGLSNPEILKNGKEVSMDTPFGKPSDVLITGEIEGVPCVLLSRHGRGHRINPTNVNYRANIWALQQVGCTHLLVTTACGSLQGNMHPADIVVIDQFIDRTQKRQQTYFDGEPSSPPGICHLPMAEPFCPRTRKILFDCAKDLGISCHEKGTMLTIEGPRFSSRAESTLWHSWGAHCINMTTVPEVILAKELGLCYGALALVTDYDSWREGEEAVNVENVMKTFKTNATNATAVILKAIPLIAKQNWTETLEENKASVCPSIHKNLQSSRV
- the LOC125671524 gene encoding S-methyl-5'-thioadenosine phosphorylase-like isoform X2, with product MSSGDHKVKIGIVGGSGLSNPEILKNGKEVSMDTPFGKPSDVLITGEIEGVPCVLLSRHGRGHRINPTNVNYRANIWALQQVGCTHLLVTTACGSLQGNMHPADIVVIDQFIDRTQKRQQTYFDGEPSSPPGICHLPMAEPFCPRTRKILFDCAKDLGISCHEKGTMLTIEGPRFSSRAESTLWHSWGAHCINMTTVPEVILAKELGLCYGALALVTDYDSWREGEEAVNVENVMKTFKTNATNATAVILKAIPLIAKQNWTETLEENKKFVQMNTLLPHSY